From the genome of Spinacia oleracea cultivar Varoflay chromosome 2, BTI_SOV_V1, whole genome shotgun sequence, one region includes:
- the LOC110776930 gene encoding uncharacterized protein, with the protein MATIVPTTEEDPALTVVRFVSELAWADAGTEVAQAQVARSSQEAQECMAMERWIDLASLILTSADLVFSKVAEKDTECIYTVICNLVTKSENPEEVLEIVKLISAKIVQHPNEKPTLRLKILFNLYNLLEDAYSRFHVYLNVLNLAASGKVTEHVIPSIKKIDSFLSEWNLSVQDQRELFLAVFNALKESKSSGKESFNFLSKYLATFSPEDEQAMIEAKEEAANAIIEFVKGPDMFQCDLLDIPSVTQLENDAKYALLYQLLKIFLTQRLNAYLDFQAANSTLLKDYGLVHEDCLAKMRLMSLVDLASSESGHIPYALIKDTLSVNDNEVEYWVVKAITAKLLDCKMDQMNQVVIVSRYTERLFGQQQWDNLRSKLATWRGNIASVINTIQANKVTEDATQAMQSMTVR; encoded by the exons CACAAGTTGCGAGATCAAGCCAGGAAGCGCAGGAATGTATGGCGATGGAGAGATGGATTGATTTGGCATCCCTAATTTTGACGTCCGCGGATTTGGTTTTCTCTAAGGTTGCTGAGAAAG ATACTGAGTGCATCTACACTGTAATTTGCAACCTTGTCACAAAGTCTGAAAATCCGGAGGAGGTTTTGGAGATTGTGAAGCTTATATCTGCTAAAATTGTTCAACATCCAAATGAGAAGCCTACTCTGCGACTAAAGAT ATTGTTCAATCTGTATAACCTTCTTGAAGACGCATACAGCCGTTTCCATGTTTACTTAAATGTCCTCAATCTGGCAGCAAGTGGTAAAGTTACTGAGCATGTTATTCCTTCCATCAAGAAAATCGACAGTTTCTTGAGTGAATGGAATCTTAGCGTCCAAGATCAGAGAGAGCTTTTTCTTGCAGTTTTCAACGCTCTAAAAGAAAGTAAAAG CTCTGGAAAGGAATCATTCAATTTTCTTTCGAAGTATTTGGCAACTTTTTCTCCTGAGGATGAACAAGCAATGATTGAGGCCAAAGAGGAGGCTGCCAACGCTATTATTGAATTTGTGAAGGGACCTGATATGTTTCAG tgtgATTTGCTGGATATTCCATCAGTAACACAGCTGGAGAATGATGCTAAATACGCACTGCTATATCAACTGCTAAAGATATTCCTCACTCAGAGGCTGAATGCTTACTTGGACTTTCAGGCAGCAAACTCTACCTTGCTGAAGGACTACG gcCTTGTTCATGAAGATTGTCTGGCTAAGATGAGGCTGATGTCGTTAGTGGATCTTGCCTCTAGTGAGTCGGGGCATATTCCATATGCTCTTATCAAGGACACACTTAGC GTCAATGACAATGAGGTAGAATATTGGGTTGTTAAAGCCATTACTGCGAAGTTGCTCGACTGCAAGATGGACCAGATGAATCAGGTTGTCATTGTGAG TCGTTACACTGAGAGATTGTTTGGGCAACAACAATGGGATAACCTTCGATCAAAGCTAGCAACGTGGAGG GGAAATATAGCTAGCGTTATCAACACAATTCAAGCTAACAAGGTAACCGAGGATGCCACACAGGCAATGCAGAGCATGACAGTTCGTTGA